Within the Thermosynechococcaceae cyanobacterium Okahandja genome, the region CCTCAGTTACGAAGCCCGCATTCAAGCTCTGCTGATTGCCAATGCCCTGCGGGCGGAGAACGGTAACCTGCGGCTGCGCGACTTGATGAGTCCTGAACGGCTAGCTGGAGTGCTAGAGCGGGTGGATGTTTCTGAGCAGCCCATGAACATCATGATGATTACGGATGCCGAAGGGAACGTGCTGGCGCAACGCACAATGCTGCTCGCCCCCGGTGAGAATCAGTTGCTCAGCTTGCAGGAGCAGTTCTCTTCCCCCTATCGGTTGACCCCCCACCGCACCAGCAGTATTGCCCAGTTGGCTCCCTTCCAAGTGGGTCGCGATCGCCAAGAGATGATTAGCGGCCTTGTACTACTGAATCGGCAGGAAATCAAGTTATTGGGGTTAGAGCGCCAAGCAAGGATTCCCCTACGTCCGCAGCCCATCCACAACCTGCCCCTAGAGGAACAACCAGCGCCAGATGGCACCTACCCCATCGAGCAGGGTGACATTGGTCTTTTTGCATTTGCCGCCAAACCCCTCTACGAAAATAATCGCTTACAGGGGATGGTTTTTACGGGTGTGCTGCTCAACAATATGCCGGATCTGGTGGATCGTACTCAACAATGGTCCACCGTTGAAACCGTAGCCACCATCTTTGCCCAAGATTTACGAATTGCCACCAATGTGCCGTACCTCGACGGCCAAACCCGCGCCATCGGTACCCGCGTTTCGCGGCAGGTCGCCAACACTGTCCTGCACGAAGATCGCGAGTTTCGAGGCAAGGCCAATATCATTGGTTCATCCTACGCAACGGTGTACCAGCCCCTGCACGACTTTCGCCAGCAGCTTGGGCTACCCCACCCGCCCCCTATCGGCATTGCCTTTGTGGGTAAATCCCAAGCATGGATCTCCGCCATGATTGTCCAAAAGCGACTGGCGGCCTTTGTGATTACGTTGGTTACCCTTGTAGGTGCCGCAGGCTGGGCCTACATTAGTGCCAATGCTATTGTGAAGCCTATCCAAGCCCTTGCCAGTTCAACCCGACGGGTGCGCGAAGGTAACTTGGATGCCCACGTACGGGTAGAGTCCTTTGACGAGGTGGGGGATCTGGCGGAATCCTTTAATTCAATGCTGGTGCAGTTGCAGCGCTCATTTCGCGAACTAGAGCACAAAAATCGTTCCCTTGAGCAAATTCGCGACGAACTCATTGAAGCCAACGAACAGTTTGAGGCCGTCTTAAACGCGGTTCCGGGAACCATTTCTTGGATTAATGCCGAAGGAATTTATAAGGGGGTGAACCGCAAACTCGCAGAAACGCTGAACTTGCCACCGGAGGCATTTATTGGCCGTCCCCTTGGCTTTTTGCGCGAAGATGGCGAGCTAGCCGAGTTTATGCAACAGTTTGTTAACTCTCCTGATCTGTTTGCCTCGCGGGTTATTTCGGTAAAACGCAATGGCCGGGTGATTTTCTATCTTGTTGCCCTGCAAAAGTACATGAAAGGTACCCACACGGTCTCGGTGGGGATTGATATTACCGATCGCATCCGGGCGGAGGAAGCGCTGCGCATTGCCGAAGAAAATTACCGCAGTATTTTTGAAAATGCCCTCGAAGGAATCTTCCAATCTAACACCGATGGCCGCTTTATTCGGGTGAATGCTGCCATGGCCAGTATTTTTGGTTTTGACTCACCTGGGGAGATGGTCGCTTCTGTTCGGAGTATTCCCGACGAAGTGTACGTGGAGGAGGCCACCCGCGAAGAAGTTATGAATCACTTTGAGCGTGGCAATACAACGGGGCATTTTGAGTTCAAAGCCTATCGGCGCGATCGCCAGATCATTTGGGTCGAGGTGGGGATGCGCGTCGTCCGTACCCCTGACGGTGGTATTGCTTATTACGAGGGTCTCGTGCAGGACATCACCGAGCGCAAGTATCGCGAACAGGCCATGCAACAGCAAATTGAAGAATTAAAGGTGGAAATTGACCACGAAAAACGGCGGCAACAGGTGGCAGAAATTACTGAGACGGAGTATTTCCAACAGTTGCGACAGCAGGCCACCCATTTGCGCAAACGGAGCCATCGCATTACCACGTAAGTTTCCGGCTCGTGACTGTGGTTGGGCAACAACGGCTAGCATTTTTAGAGCCTTTACCTCTGATTGCAGTGCTGCGGGCACGGGAGCCGGAGGGGGCGATCGCCCAAGCAGCGGTGTATATCCATGCCGGACTCACCTGTTTAGAAGTGACTTGGACCACGCCCGAGGCAGCGGCTATTCTTCAGCATCTACGGCAGCAGTATCCCCACTGCACAATTGGTGCGGCCACGTTACGTTCAGTTCCGATGCTAGAAGCGGCACTTGCGGCAGGTGCGCAGTTCTTGGTTAGCCCCCACACCGCCCTTGACCTCGTTCCTGTTGCCCAGGCGGCTCAGGTGCCCTTGCTGTTGGGTGCCCTCACGCCAACAGAAATTGTACAGGCGTGGCAGGCGGGTGCCACTGCGGTGAAAGTGTTTCCGGTGATGGCGCTGGGGGGAGCCACCTACGTGCAGATGCTCAAGCAGCCCTTTCCCGAGATTCCCCTCGTTCCCTGTGGTGGTATTCCCTGGTCGGAGGTGTTACCCCTATTGAAGGCGGGGGCGATCGCCATCGGTATGGGGAGCCAACTGAGCCGTGGCTTAACCCCCCTTGAACTTAAGGCGCAGGTGGAGCAGATTCGTCAGGCGTGGCAACAACTGGCGAGAGGGTTCTAACCCGCTCCGCATGAAAGCGTTGACGTCGCCAGCGTTTTCCTAGATCCAAACCAATGGTGGCATGAAAGTCATCTTGGACTTTGGCCGTCAAGCGGTAGGAGACTTGGCGCACAATTTGAGCTAGTACCCGATTACCGGTGCCCTGAACCAACCCATGGGGTAAGCGGTAGATAAACTTGGGAAAATACATCTCCACCCGCAGATCCAAGTGCCAGTTCACGCGGGTGTAATGGTAAATGTGGCGCTCAATCAGTTCTGGGTCTGTCTCTGGCTGTGCTGTTTGGGGGACCAGTTCCATCGCTGCCTGAAAGTTAACCTCGTAGTTCAAAAACGGCTGCTCCGGCACCGGAATGGTTTCAATACGATACACTCCTTGCTCTTGGGGCAGCAGATGCAGGCCAATTTTCGGCTCTACTTCGTAACCATGGGAGCCATAACGGCCAATGGTAAGAATATAGCCGTGCTGACCAACGGGTTCGGCTCGCATGGGCTGAGCACAGCGGTAAAACCACTCGTGGTGGTTGTTTAGGTACTGCTCATAGCGCTGTACGGGTGCGTAAACCTCCATCCAGCCTTGAAACTGATTGTGAAAAATAAATGGGGGGCGATCAACTGTCAGGGTGGCACGACTCGACGGTTCCGCATCACCGTTGGCATGGGTCATAGGCTGGGGCTGTGCAGGAAATAGGACTCATCCCTAGATAGTGACATATCTTTATCCCTTCTTTATCCCTCTGGAATGGCTCACCGGCCAACGGCGCAACATGATCCCTACAGGTGCCCGATGGAACTTAGTCTGCCCACGGCACGTCAAAGGCTTAGTTAACGTTTTGTTACATTTGGCTCATCCCCGTAGCGGCAATTCAGGACACTTCCTTATGCTCACCGCCTTAACCCAGTGGTCCACTGCCCAAGTGCGACGGCACCCGCGACGTTTAGGATTGCTTTTGCTGTTGCCAGCGGCGTTCTATCTCTGGCCGTACCGCAGTTGGGGCGATCGCGCCTTAAAGGCACTCTGCGATGGGCTACAGGTGGTGCGCACGGTGCCCTTGGCAGGGCTAGGGATCGAACATCTCGAGAAGCCATGGCTCTTTTGGCCGTTGCTACTGATGGTCAGCCTGAGTGCCGTTGTACTGCGGTTAACAACGGTGCGGCAGCACTGGGGTCGCCTGATTGTTGTGGCAAGTCTGTTGGCGCTGATGCTGCGTTACCTGCTGTGGCGATCGCTGGCTACCCTAAATTTACGCACCCCCACAGAAGCGGCCATCAGCCTGCTGCTTTTAGGCACAGAAGTGTTTATTATCTGTGGCTATGCCCTGCAACTTTACCTGCTACTGAAAATTAAAGATCGCCGTCACGAGGCGGACATGGCTGCGATGGCGGTCAAGGCAGGTCACTATCAGCCGTGGGTGGATATTCTCATCCCCACCTACAACGAACCGCTCACAATTTTGCGGCGCACCATTGTGGGATGTCAGGCCCTAGACTATGCCCATAAGCGCATCTACGTTTTAGACGATACGCGCCGTCCCGCCCTAGGGGAGTTGGCCGCAGAGCTTGGCTGCCACTACCTGACCCGACCGGATAACCGCCACGCCAAGGCGGGGAACCTGAACCATGCCCTTGCCCACACCCACGGTGAACTCATTGCCGTTTTTGATGCCGACTTTGTGCCCAGCCGTAATTTTCTGACCCGCACGGTTGGCCTACTGCAAGCGCCGGATGTTGGCTTGGTGCAAACCTACCAAAGTTTTTATAACCCGGACCCCGTGGCACGGAATCTGGGGCTAGAGGCTCAACTGCCCCAAGAAGTGGAAATTTTCTCGCGCCACTATCAAGTGTTACGGGATGGCATTGACACTGCCCTGTGCTACGGTAGTTCGTTTGTGGTACGGCGAGCCGCCCTTGAAGCGGTGGGAGGCTTTGTTACCGAGTCCCTAAGTGAAGATTACTATACCGGCATTCAGCTTGCGGCAGCCGGCTATCGGGTCATTTACCTGAATGAGAGCCTGAGTGCTGGTTTGTGCGCAGAAGATATGGCCGGTCACATTGGCCAACGGTTGCGCTGGGCGCGGGGTACGCTGCAAGGATTCTTTATTCCTGCGGGGCCGCTGCGAGCCAAAAATCTCAGCCTTTTGCAACGGCTGGCTCACCTTGAAGGGATGACCC harbors:
- a CDS encoding PAS domain S-box protein — translated: MVKQLSPRFFSQLSVSWQRLGLRWKLMVALAVTAIFPVAIVTESLIQLSTFNFERQLEEQLRSSLDDLDWEINNLSYEARIQALLIANALRAENGNLRLRDLMSPERLAGVLERVDVSEQPMNIMMITDAEGNVLAQRTMLLAPGENQLLSLQEQFSSPYRLTPHRTSSIAQLAPFQVGRDRQEMISGLVLLNRQEIKLLGLERQARIPLRPQPIHNLPLEEQPAPDGTYPIEQGDIGLFAFAAKPLYENNRLQGMVFTGVLLNNMPDLVDRTQQWSTVETVATIFAQDLRIATNVPYLDGQTRAIGTRVSRQVANTVLHEDREFRGKANIIGSSYATVYQPLHDFRQQLGLPHPPPIGIAFVGKSQAWISAMIVQKRLAAFVITLVTLVGAAGWAYISANAIVKPIQALASSTRRVREGNLDAHVRVESFDEVGDLAESFNSMLVQLQRSFRELEHKNRSLEQIRDELIEANEQFEAVLNAVPGTISWINAEGIYKGVNRKLAETLNLPPEAFIGRPLGFLREDGELAEFMQQFVNSPDLFASRVISVKRNGRVIFYLVALQKYMKGTHTVSVGIDITDRIRAEEALRIAEENYRSIFENALEGIFQSNTDGRFIRVNAAMASIFGFDSPGEMVASVRSIPDEVYVEEATREEVMNHFERGNTTGHFEFKAYRRDRQIIWVEVGMRVVRTPDGGIAYYEGLVQDITERKYREQAMQQQIEELKVEIDHEKRRQQVAEITETEYFQQLRQQATHLRKRSHRITT
- the eda gene encoding bifunctional 4-hydroxy-2-oxoglutarate aldolase/2-dehydro-3-deoxy-phosphogluconate aldolase; the encoded protein is MTVVGQQRLAFLEPLPLIAVLRAREPEGAIAQAAVYIHAGLTCLEVTWTTPEAAAILQHLRQQYPHCTIGAATLRSVPMLEAALAAGAQFLVSPHTALDLVPVAQAAQVPLLLGALTPTEIVQAWQAGATAVKVFPVMALGGATYVQMLKQPFPEIPLVPCGGIPWSEVLPLLKAGAIAIGMGSQLSRGLTPLELKAQVEQIRQAWQQLARGF
- a CDS encoding DUF1997 domain-containing protein, which codes for MTHANGDAEPSSRATLTVDRPPFIFHNQFQGWMEVYAPVQRYEQYLNNHHEWFYRCAQPMRAEPVGQHGYILTIGRYGSHGYEVEPKIGLHLLPQEQGVYRIETIPVPEQPFLNYEVNFQAAMELVPQTAQPETDPELIERHIYHYTRVNWHLDLRVEMYFPKFIYRLPHGLVQGTGNRVLAQIVRQVSYRLTAKVQDDFHATIGLDLGKRWRRQRFHAERVRTLSPVVATPDESAPPAP
- a CDS encoding glycosyltransferase, which encodes MLTALTQWSTAQVRRHPRRLGLLLLLPAAFYLWPYRSWGDRALKALCDGLQVVRTVPLAGLGIEHLEKPWLFWPLLLMVSLSAVVLRLTTVRQHWGRLIVVASLLALMLRYLLWRSLATLNLRTPTEAAISLLLLGTEVFIICGYALQLYLLLKIKDRRHEADMAAMAVKAGHYQPWVDILIPTYNEPLTILRRTIVGCQALDYAHKRIYVLDDTRRPALGELAAELGCHYLTRPDNRHAKAGNLNHALAHTHGELIAVFDADFVPSRNFLTRTVGLLQAPDVGLVQTYQSFYNPDPVARNLGLEAQLPQEVEIFSRHYQVLRDGIDTALCYGSSFVVRRAALEAVGGFVTESLSEDYYTGIQLAAAGYRVIYLNESLSAGLCAEDMAGHIGQRLRWARGTLQGFFIPAGPLRAKNLSLLQRLAHLEGMTQWFHSPLRLLLLLLPLASAFLGIVPLETTLREWVYYFLPYYWLLLSTFAWLNGRSRSALVSDVYAVAQCIPLTLTVVQTLIRPFGRGFWVTPKGTRGDRYRFQWHFGWPLLILFGASLVAAVLNWHHLQARGLLLAWVWNVYNLVILALAIYSLIDRPRLDPYDWLAVPQTAELHLAWDKETALWGTTTQLSEGGAVVRVHQPLPCSAVNVEVSLRLLEAGIDLEGIITHIDRQPTTAASPTTLITVQFAPLNSDTYRQLIRFLFCEPDRWQWPQTPSELKTLGLLLKTLLWPPILQRRFRYQSHAHSWRWSQPAWSQFPSR